A region from the Benincasa hispida cultivar B227 chromosome 10, ASM972705v1, whole genome shotgun sequence genome encodes:
- the LOC120088217 gene encoding uncharacterized protein LOC120088217: MQKIRARMQTTQSGQKSYADLRRKDLGFVTDDKVFLKVAPMKGILRFGKKGKLSPRFIRPFEVLEQIGPLNDNLSYKEKPVEILAIKVKTLHHREITFVKVLSQNRQFKEATWEREDEMRTQYPELFQQ, translated from the exons ATGCAGAAGATCAGGGCTCGTATGCAAACAACTCAAAGCGGACAGAAGAGCTATGCTGATTTGAGACGTAAGGACCTGGGATTTGTGACGGAtgataaagtgttcttaaaggtgGCACCTATGAAAGGTATTCTGAGGTTTGGCAAGAAAGGGAAGTTGAGTCCGAGGTTCATTAGGCCTTTCGAGGTCTTAGAGCAAATTGGCCCC ttgaatgacaacttgagctacaAGGAGAAGCCTGTAGAAATTCTCGCCATAAAGGTAAAGACATTGCACCATAGGGAGATAACTTTTGTAAAAGTGTTATCGCAGAATCGTCAGTTCAAGGAAGCCACttgggagcgagaggatgagatgagaaCCCAATACCCAGAGTTGTTCCAGCAGTAA